Proteins encoded within one genomic window of Ascaphus truei isolate aAscTru1 chromosome 8, aAscTru1.hap1, whole genome shotgun sequence:
- the JUND gene encoding transcription factor JunD — protein MMETPFYHDDVLNLHLASSSYPSTFGTMMKKDMNLNLSDQVVVNLKPHLGDGDGLLTSPDMRLLKLASPDLERLIIQSNGMVTTTPTTSQFLYPKVASEEQEFAEGFVKALEDLHKQNQLGVQAGGVEPSSLPAAVILQPSPPSDALIYANLSSYPSGPMGTTVNYSTDSMPYPGPPSSMGQQQPQPPPSRLQALKDEPQIVPEVASFGDSPPLSPIDMDTQERIKAERKRLRNRIAASKCRKRKLERISRLEEKVKNLKTQNTELASTANLLREQVAQLKQKVMSHVNSGCQLLPHQVQAY, from the coding sequence ATGATGGAAACACCCTTCTACCATGATGATGTGTTGAATCTGCACCTAGCTTCCAGCTCCTACCCTTCTACCTTTGGCACCATGATGAAGAAAGACATGAACCTCAACCTGAGTGACCAGGTGGTGGTCAATTTAAAGCCCCATCTGGGAGATGGGGACGGGCTGCTCACCTCCCCTGATATGAGACTACTGAAGCTGGCTTCTCCAGACCTGGAGAGGCTCATCATCCAGTCTAATGGCATGGTCACCACTACTCCTACCACCAGCCAGTTCCTATACCCTAAGGTGGCAAGTGAGGAGCAGGAATTTGCAGAGGGATTCGTGAAGGCATTGGAGGACCTCCATAAGCAAAATCAGCTAGGGGTGCAAGCAGGTGGAGTGGAGCCAAGCTCTTTGCCTGCTGCAGTTATTCTCCAGCCTTCTCCACCCTCTGATGCCCTTATTTATGCCAATCTCAGCAGCTACCCCAGTGGGCCTATGGGAACCACTGTCAACTACAGCACAGACTCCATGCCCTACCCAGGTCCACCATCCAGCATGGGACAGCAGCAGCCTCAACCACCACCTTCCAGGCTGCAGGCTCTGAAGGATGAGCCACAGATAGTGCCAGAAGTGGCCAGTTTTGGGGATAGTCCTCCACTCTCACCCATTGATATGGACACACAGGAGAGGATCAAGGCAGAGAGGAAGAGGCTGAGGAACAGGATAGCGGCCTCAAAGTGCAGAAAGAGGAAGCTGGAGAGGATCTCCCGACTAGAGGAGAAGGTGAAGAACCTCAAGACCCAGAACACAGAGCTGGCATCCACTGCCAACCTGTTGAGGGAACAGGTGGCCCAACTCAAGCAGAAAGTCATGAGTCATGTCAACAGTGGCTGCCAACTTCTGCCCCACCAAGTTCAAGCCTACTGA
- the IQCN gene encoding IQ domain-containing protein N, with product MGGYFVQPEMPIVDTSSFRHTPSCRRSTLSSKRMQMAHPGKSKQMMQSSYQTVHHHHHGRCGNDESQCATYYEAQFQEEENTIMNEAATTIQANWRGYCARRELCEKYNAAITIQANWKGFNTRKNLDRQNESATVIQANYKGYKTRKDMKEMQQWGNCGWHSTSITYESSYGGHESFMQKLVQANAATVIQANYRGYRTRQALHDEKVKPSRGHPTGMHEATFGYAQSKSIPLHSASYKCTSRETSPHGSMNYVTCKSSQPCAPGHKCSQMSFSAQFRRQCGAKDNNVYASTISHRAQNAQSARGSSPSQHIRSKRGQNYVLEGIGVGPIQSMNETIGSSADASEYSSVRRRTKMGDTYTQEKIHRERSPAMKFGASKNMERAPSTYTSPKTGRKVIRYSNNLEQSPERAREKVKAMCNNREDELKHLPSKVHKKPTAHSRHASYQEMMASKRRSAQLIQDRRDSEVASRTLTVKCQGETSECRHELRGTFNYSRKHSPKRTKDMDHISSPSPPEPNPVYTCPKPVSRVEKHEVSKAETSWKSDQSHVIRSPQTPLVWVQAGETRVFKTRKHYQLVIKAATLIQAYYKGFKARQALKHQQQAAIKIQARFRGYKAREYLSEAGVLDLDDREEDVGVNRHNVSDASGDAFGSNKRNVLKLTLRQSQKQCTSASICTRQVRSSYAWGRAEEREEKW from the exons ATGGGGGGATATTTCGTGCAGCCTGAAATGCCAATTGTAGACACCAGCAGTTTTCGACA TACTCCTTCATGTAGACGCTCCACGCTTTCATCAAAAAGAATGCAAATGGCTCACCCAGGTAAATCCAAACAAATGATGCAGTCGTCCTATCAAACagtccaccaccaccaccatggcAGGTGTGGTAACGATGAGTCGCAGTGTGCCACATACTATGAGGCACAGTTCCAAGAGGAGGAAAACACCATTATGAACGAGGCAGCTACCACCATCCAGGCCAACTGGCGTGGTTACTGTGCGAGGAGAGAGCTGTGTGAAAAGTATAATGCAGCCATTACCATACAAGCCAACTGGAAGGGCTTCAACACAAGGAAAAACTTGGACAGACAGAATGAATCGGCAACGGTTATCCAAGCTAATTACAAGGGCTACAAGACCCGCAAAGACATGAAAGAGATGCAGCAGTGGGGGAATTGCGGCTGGCATAGTACTTCAATCACTTATGAATCGAGTTATGGAGGTCATGAGTCTTTCATGCAAAAATTAGTACAGGCCAATGCTGCAACGGTTATCCAAGCCAATTATAGGGGCTATAGGACACGCCAAGCTTTGCATGATGAAAAAGTGAAACCCTCAAGAGGGCACCCAACAGGAATGCATGAGGCTACCTTTGGGTATGCTCAGTCCAAATCTATCCCATTACATTCTGCTTCTTATAAATGCACCTCAAGGGAGACATCACCTCATGGCTCCATGAATTATGTAACCTGTAAGTCATCTCAACCCTGTGCTCCAGGACACAAGTGCTCTCAGATGAGCTTTTCAGCTCAATTCAGGAGGCAGTGCGGGGCAAAGGATAATAATGTCTATGCTTCGACCATATCCCATAGGGCGCAAAATGCGCAATCAGCTAGAGGGTCCAGTCCCAGCCAACACATCCGCTCTAAGAGGGGCCAGAATTACGTGCTTGAAGGGATAGGAGTAGGTCCAATTCAGAGCATGAATGAGACGATAGGGTCTTCAGCAGATGCATCGGAATATTCCAGTGTTCGCAGAAGAACAAAGATGggagatacatacacacaagaGAAAATACATAGAGAGCGATCACCTGCTATGAAGTTTGGTGCTTCCAAGAACATGGAGAGAGCCCCCTCCACATATACTAGCCCCAAAACAGGCCGGAAAGTAATAAGGTACAGCAATAACCTGGAGCAGTCTCCTGAAAGGGCCAGGGAGAAAGTGAAGGCCATGTGTAACAATAGAGAAGATGAACTTAAACATCTCCCATCAAAGGTACACAAGAAGCCAACAGCTCATTCCCGTCATGCCTCCTACCAGGAAATGATGGCGTCTAAAAGAAGGAGTGCACAGCTAATTCAAGATCGAAGAGATTCAGAGGTAGCCAGTAGAACTTTAACTGTAAAATGTCAAGGTGAAACGTCAGAATGTAGACATGAATTGCGTGGAACATTCAACTATTCCAGGAAGCATTCACCAAAAAGGACTAAAGACATGGATCACATTTCCTCTCCAAGCCCTCCTGAGCCTAACCCTGTATATACCTGTCCAAAACCGGTCTCCCGAGTGGAGAAGCATGAGGTATCGAAAGCAGAGACATCCTGGAAGTCGGACCAGTCTCATGTCATTAGATCCCCCCAGACACCCTTGGTTTGGGTTCAGGCTGGCGAAACACGGGTATTCAAGACTAGGAAGCATTACCAGCTGGTAATAAAGGCGGCCACCCTCATCCAAGCTTACTATAAGGGCTTTAAAGCGAGGCAGGCACTGAAGCACCAGCAACAGGCAGCCATCAAAATCCAAGCCAGATTTAGGGGCTACAAGGCCAGGGAGTACCTGTCTGAAGCTGGGGTGCTGGATCTAGATGATAGAGAGGAGGATGTGGGCGTCAACAGGCATAACGTGTCGGATGCATCCGGAGATGCATTTGGCTCCAACAAAAGAAACGTCTTGAAATTAACTTTGAGACAATCTCAAAAGCAGTGCACAAGTGCTTCCATTTGTACTAGGCAAGTGAGAAGCTCTTATGCCTGGGGCAGAGCAGAGGAGAGGGAAGAAAAATGGTAA